One window of the Natrinema sp. CBA1119 genome contains the following:
- a CDS encoding universal stress protein, with the protein MYRVLIPVDTNEERALAQAEYVTSLPNAAESVEAYLLFVFTEDSDDLPQEFETFKSASRIGSVRRAQEALEDAGIEVTILEDSGDTEDDILAEAEAYDVDSIVLGGRKRSPVGKAIFGSTTQGVILSSDRPVVVTGGGGEE; encoded by the coding sequence ATGTACCGCGTGTTAATCCCGGTCGATACGAACGAGGAACGTGCGCTGGCGCAGGCCGAATACGTAACGTCACTGCCGAACGCCGCGGAGTCGGTCGAGGCCTACCTCCTGTTCGTCTTCACTGAGGACAGCGACGACCTCCCACAGGAGTTCGAGACGTTCAAGTCGGCCTCGCGGATCGGCTCCGTCCGCCGCGCTCAGGAGGCACTCGAGGACGCCGGCATCGAGGTGACGATCCTCGAGGACAGCGGCGACACGGAAGACGACATTCTCGCGGAAGCCGAGGCCTACGACGTCGACTCGATCGTTCTCGGCGGCCGAAAGCGCTCGCCGGTCGGGAAAGCGATCTTCGGCAGCACTACCCAGGGAGTCATTCTCAGTTCGGATCGTCCGGTGGTCGTCACCGGCGGCGGTGGTGAGGAGTAG